TCTGCAGCTTTAAACGTTTGCAAGGGGTTCTTcaagctttgttttctttggaaagGAAGCTGCCCTCCACTCAGCCTGGGGAGGGACAGTGATGGGGGCAGGAGGCAGCATGCTTGCCCATCTCTTTTCCTAGCCATCTCTTCCTGGAGATATTTGAGGAGGGAGGACCAGGTCAGACAGTGGGAGGGTGTCATTCCAACTCCATCAGAAGGTCCCCCAGATTTTGCAGGAGCAGCACATTCTCCAGCCGCAGCCTGCTGATGGCATGGGGTTGGGCCGTCTGACAGAGACCTGCATCTCCGGGCATAACTGACATCCTAGCTTCTGGCTTCTCatcaggctctgaaattgagcaTCGTTTCTTCCCCCTCACCCAGCATGAAATGGAAATATCAACATCTTCCTGCGTGCTGTTTGTAATGGCCTTGAGCCTGCTGAGTACCTCCTCCCCAAAACTTTGTTAGTTGGACAGGGTCCCCTCCCCCTCTAATTGGCAAGGGGGAGCTTGGAGTATGCGATCTGGGGAAAGAATTTGAATCCTAGCACCTTTAGGACAGAACTGCATGTTAGTAAACTTTCACAGCTTCCCGAGGCCCTGGCAGGGTGCAGAGGGACTTGAGGTGTTGCACGTTGGCTCTGCCCATCACCTGCTAGATTTGGAGCCTTGGAAACAGTTCACTTCTGCGGGCCTTCTGTTGCCCCACTTGGCCAATGGGCACATTTCCTCCTCACCCAGTTTCTGGCAAGGAGCCAGGCCTCCTCTCCTACCCCCAGCAATGAGCAGGCAGGAGGCCCATTTCTCAGCTGTGGCTCAGCGCGCTGAAATCGATGGCAGCCAGGAGACTGCTTTCTCAGGGCAGGGCGTGTAGATTTTGTCCCATGCTGTTGGGGATGCCCGGGAgattattaaaacatttcttctggCTGGCAGTGACCCCGGAACCCTCCTTGGTGTCTGAACTGGACTCCAAaacaagatttattttattttgtctatttttttgttattatttattattattattattattttgagacagagtctcactctgtcacccaggctggggttcagtggcatgatcttagctcattgcaaccttcacttccaggttaagtgattgtcctgcctcagcctcccaagtagctgggattacaggcacctgccaccatgcccgactaatttttgtattttagtagagatggggtttcaccatgttggccagactggtctcaaactcctgacctcaggtgatcccacctcagcctccccaaagtgttggaattacaggcatcagccccCGCGCCCTGCCcaaaacaagatttaaaaagtGATCCCTGGGAGGAGCACTCAGTGATTGTGTGTTGGGGCAGTTCTTGACCTGTGTCCAGGCCCGGAGTGAgggcggggtgggggcagggtgaggCGGCAGGAGCACCCTCTCGGTGGGCACTGCCCTTGCTTCTGAGCAAAAACTGCAACACAAGGAGGATTTTGTCTGTGGACCTGAGGCTGGAAGGAAGTGCCTCGGTGGGCCAgggagggatgggggtgggggccagCTGGGCTTCCAGCTGCCCAGCCTCCCCACGTGGTGTTTTGACTCTGAGATAATGAGGAGCCTGCGCTGATGGGCCGCTGGAATACTGCCAGCTTGGGAAGTGGGCTGGACCGGAAGCACCCCGTGGGGCAGCAAAGCACCCCCTCACAGCACCAACTGGATCTCTCTTCCCCTTTGGGGGCCCACTGGCTGGCCGTGCCCCTCTTAGCCCATCCCTTCTCCCCACACCCTGCCTGTGcctgcattcacacacacacacacacacgcatgcatgcacaaATGTGGGCATGTAGAGGCTCAGGAGCTGGGGGCTGCAAGGGGAAAAAACAAGTTAAATACAATCATCTTCTTTCCTCTGTAATTTTCTCCTTGGCATTTGCCTTTGATTAATGGTCCTGTGtcaccccctccccagcctgcaTACCTGGGGATCAGATTTCACTTTCCTTGTGTGTCCTGGCCTCAAGCCCTTGGCAGAAGGAGCTGGGTCTCCTGGAGTGGTTGGGGGAGGGTCCCGTGCCAGCCAGGAGGGCAAATCTGGCCAGCTTGGAGCCCTATCCCAGTGTCCTGATGCCCACTGGCCAAGAGGGCCTGGCCCGAAAGGACCTTGTGAAGCGGTGGCCCTGCTCCGTCAGGTCCTTCCCTGTGGCAGCTTGGGGACTTTCAGGGCTGTCGTCCATTCCTGGGATTTGGCACCCCGGCAGGCCCCATGGTGGCTTTTCTGCTTTCCTGCTGCTTCTCTCTCCATTCCCTCATTTCTGCCCGCTTCTCTCAGCAGTCCTTGCATGTTTCAAGACCGTCAGCAGATTGCCAGTGAGGATGACTTTCTCTTAGTGTGGAGAAAAAATGTTTATGGTGAAAACACAGAGGCATAACCTGGCCAGCCCCTCTATCCCCTACCCCACTCTCTCCCAGGTTCCCCTCCCCAGGAGGGCTCTTCCAGCAGTACGCTTTTGTTCTCTGGAGGTGCCTTGACTATCAGGGATGGAAGAGAAGAGGGACTTCACCTGGCCCAGCCAAACTGAGAGCGCATCTGCGCAGATGCTGCCCATGGGGCCTGCGGTCTTGAATGGAGGACAGGAGAGTGACTGGGGACCCCTGACCCTGTTGGCAGATGGCATCTGTGCCTCTGGACCACTGGGCTCTGTGTGCTCAGGTGGACAGTGTTTGGCCACTCTCCTCTCCCCCAGCTAGGCTCTGTCCTGAAccatacaaaacacacacacttgaTGGGTGCCCTGGCCTCTGTGGTCTGGAGCCCAAGCTGCTGAGGACCAGGAGAGATGTGGTGCGATGAGACCGCCCCACTAACCCCCATCTTCCCTGTTCTCAGCCTGGGCCTCAGGAGCGCGTTTCTGGCTGCCGAACCCCTCCAGGCAGGCTGCAATCTGCAATCATAGTTGCAGTTAATTTGGACATTGTTACTAGGGGCCAGGCCGGGAAGCGCTCCCCTCCAGCCTTGGGGGTCTACTGAGTTAATGCTACAGTTGACTGATTTCCCCCTGACCATTTTGGCCCTGGTTTTGGTAAGTCATTTAATGAGTGCCCCCGTGGGTCTCAGTTCAAACTATCAGGGAGAGGCCCAGGCCTCTCTCAGGTCCCTGGACTTCTGGCTCATGCGCCCTTCACTCCGAGAGCTCTGTTGCCTTGGAAACAATACgcaatatttttctactttctaaatGGGAGCCCCCGTCCCCAGATGCCTCGCTGTAACTGCTTCCTGTGGGGAGCAACATGTTTCTGAGTCTACAGCATGATAGGTGGAGCACCTGGGGTCTCAGGAAGGCGGGCCATTCGGCCATCTTTCTAGTGACCTGGGCATCAGGGATCCCGAGGGGCCAGGGCTCTGGGTTGAGCCCAGGCTCCCTGATGCCCCACTGTCCCCAGACAGGTGTAAATACCCTGAGATCACAGGCTGCTTTGAGGGCCAAAGGGACAGTGAGGGTTCCAGGGCTTTGGAGTTTGAGCCTCGGTGTTGATTGGGCACAGTAGGCAGAGGCAGCACTGGGGCGGGATTTAGGGGTTCTCCCTCTGTGTGGGGCTTTATGGAGGAAATGCCTTTGCCTCCAAGCAGGGACATCTGTGCTTCCCGTCTGCTTCCTGGTAGCCTGGAATGCTCCCTTCTGCACTTCTGCTCACGATGGTGCCTCTGGGGGCTTGGCTCTGCAGGTTGGAGGGGAGCTGGGAGGGTGGCAGGGTGGCTGAGCCCTGCTGTGTGCTGGGGGGTATCAGCAGGGCCGTGAAAGAGGAGTACCCACCGCCAGTCTAGGTAAGGTGGGGGAATCCCCAGCCTTCACAGTGAGGGGTCTTGGCAGGAGCCCCTGCCCTTCTCAGCCACACCTGCCACTGCTGCTCTTCAGCTGGGGCCATGGAAGCCTCACCTTCTCCCTGCTCTGCCTTCTCCAGCCTCCCTCTCTGGGGCCTCTgagcccagcccctcccccagcacaGGGAGACATGGGAGCCAGTTCTGCAGCCCAGCAGAAAGGCAGAAAGGTGGATAGGCAGGCGAAAGGCGGAAAGGCGAGGCTGCCCTTTGCTATGAAGCTAGCAGGCCTCACCTTGTCGGTGAATTTGACTTGTGGAACAGGCCCTCGGGCTCTCACATGTAgcactttgactttttttttttttttttttccttttctgtctttccgGTTGTTAGCAATCTCACAAGCTAGCTTCTTTGGTTTTCCAGAATGCAGAAGCAAAAGTCTGGCCACAGTGCAACCTCAACAGCTGTCCACAGAGGCAGCCCTAAAAAGGAAAGGCTCGGCTGATAAAGATCTGCTATTTTTATCTAGTACTTTATCCTTTACAAAGGGCTTTTAGGTTCTTTGTCTGGTTTAATCCCAGCAAAACCCCTGTCACGCAGAGTCTGCTCACATTTTGCATGGGAGACCcgaggagggggaggttgcagcgcCCCCCTGGGCCTGTAGCCCCACTTAACCCCTAAATACAATCTGCGCCTGGTGTATGTTGTGTCCTAAGGGCAGGATTCGCAGCTGCTGTAGGCAGCCTGGCCTGTGTCAAGGTCAGCCACCTTTCCTTAAGACCTGCTCAGGAGCACCAGAAGGGCAGGAGGGCATCCCTGGCGCCTGGTTTGCAAGAGCTCCTGGGTGGCTTGATCCCTGGGAGATGCCAGCAGAATGTGGCACCCCTGTCTCTTGCAGCTCCCAGGAGTCCATTGGAAAATCGGAGCCCTTTAGTCCCCACCCCCTCTGGCCAGCAGCTGTCCCTGAGGGCCCTGTGTACTGTGGCCATGCCCGCCACTTGCTGGTGACCTTAGTTAGTGACCCTGGCTGCTGAGGACATGACAGTGGGTGGGTGGTCCATATGATCACGGGGCCCCTAAAGCGGGGCAAGGTGGGGACAGGCCCCAGGCCTCCTCATGGGCCAGGCAGTGAGGGCAGTGGTTTGACCTCCCACACCCTCCAGGCAGGCTCCCTTGCGGGCAGACTTGAGGGTCAGGGTGCAGGACAGGCAGGGGCACCCCATGGTGAGGATGCTGGGGGCCGGCTGACCTGCTCATGCATGTCCCCAGTGAAGGGAGGGTCCTCCAGACGTTTTCTGTCCTTTTCCAAAGCAGGGCAGGTCAGACCCTCAGCTCCCCAGGGCCCAGGCCCCACACTCCCCTGTGCTCtaaaagggtgggaggggaaacCTGAGGAGTACAGCAGGAGCCCCCAGGGCAGGACCCGTGTGCTGTGCTAAGAGATAGGGCCTGTCCTGAGTCACTTAGGCCTGAACCACACCCCCTCcagggggaagggagaaaggaaatctGTTCCCATCCCAGAACGTCTGGCTGGAAAGGGCCTGAGAGGTCACTTGGTCTGACCTGCTCgttttgcagatggggaagctgaggcccagaaagtGCTAAGCAGGCAGgtagtggcagagccagaatgaGAAGCTTCAGGCTCTGGGGCTggatcccctcccctcccctataCTGCGGCAGTCTGCAGGAACTGACCTCTAACCTCGCTCTTGGCCGTATCTGGACACCACGGAGGAGGGATTAAATGGTGAACATTGGAGGCAGAGACTGGCCCTGGGGCTTTTGCAATATCTCCAAGGGTGAGCAAGGGGCCGGGGGAAGGCGTGGGAGGTGGAGAGGAGAACAAACAGCAAATTGACCAAGCTCACCTGGCTGGCCCTTGGTCAGTGCTCTGGGTAAAGcagttttattgaattttatactCACATACCTACGTCCACCACCCCACACACGTGTGGCCTGGAGATGGGTTAGGTTGGCTTCTTGGCAGCCCTGCAGCTGTGATCTTGAGCCCAGTTCTGGCTCCCAGAGCACATTTTTCCAGAAGCCTTCTAGCCCGGCCTTCCGGACATTTCTCTTCTGGCAGGAGCTCCCTGGTGTACGGAAGCTTCCGGGCTTCATCCTGTAGCTGTTCCACCACTTGTAACAGCCTGCTTGACTGTGCTGGTCAGTGCCTGTGGGGGGCCAGTGTGGATCGCAGGCCTAGAGCTCCCTGCTGGGGACAAGCACCCATGCTCAGACCCCATGGGGCTCCTGGAGCCCCTGCCCCCATCAGTCACGGCCTCCTTGGTGGAGTTAAGCAGCCTTTATGCAGCCTGCCCACCTCCCGTTGCCCTCATTTTAGTCTACCCTCTGCCCCTTGGTTTTAGAGTGAATCTTGTCACTCCCCAGCTCAAAAGCCTTCCCCAGGCTCCCCATTACCCAGAGCAGCGGCTCCCAGCCTGCCTGGTGTGTCTCGATTCCTGTAGACATTTCTAAGTCCCTGAAGTCACCGAGGCCAGGTCGGTGCATCCCCCATCTTCCGTTTGAAATAATATAGCATGGTCACGGCTGGTATAAGCAAGAGGCCTAAGAGCTCAGATAACTCAAAACGTACCTGCTGAACCCGGTGCATCCCTTTCAGTGACTTCCAGGTGTGTCTCGGTTTCTCTTTTGAGTGTGTCTTGGTTTCTCTTTCAAGGTTTGTCTCAGTTTCACTTTAGCCAGGACGAGTCCAGGTGACCCTGGTgggccttcccttcccttccaggtGTCATCCCTTTCCCCCAGGACTCCCTCCGGGCCCAGCCAGCGGGTGAAGCCTGACTCAGGGAAGGGGGGATTTCCAGGGGAGGGGCCCTGGCCCCCACTGACCCAGCTTTGCTGTCCACAGGAGGAGCAGCCCCCACAACATCGATCCAAGAGGGGGGGTTCGGTGGGCGGTGTGTGCTACCTGTCAATGGGCATGGTCGTGCTGCTCATGGGTCTGGTGTTCGCCTCCGTCTACATCTACAGATACTTCTTCCTTGCGCAGGTGAGGGGCCGGGCCGGGAGGGGGCCTCGAGAAAGGGTCACATCTAGAGAGGCGTGGAGGGAAGGGAAGTGCCTGCAAGGGGGCAGCAGGAAGCCCCGGACATGCCCTCAGGTGGGAGTGAGTGCCCAGCCAGCCCACAAGACTGGGGTACCCCCTCCTCCTTGGGGCGTCCTTGGATGCAGGCCAGTCCCACCTTTAGCCCCTTGTCCTGGAGAGCCAAGCATGAATGCAGGTGACAGCACTGGGCCCGCCCCACAGGGCCCCCCTGGGGAATTCTCACCAGAAACTCAGGTCCAGCGGAAACGAACTGCAGTCCCCCTCCAGAGATCAGACTCTGCACCTGCGGGTCACGCTTTAAGGCTGACCTGATTCTGCCTGTGCATGGACATCTGGGTTACCAAACAAGAGGGGGAGAGGGGTGGGTACAGGCGGTCTCCACCACCGCCTTCCAGAAGCGGGAGGGCGTCCTTGCTGCCACCTGCCACCCCCCTCCCCAGGGGACCTGGGCACCAAGCTAGGCCAACCCAgacctgggagggagggagtcGCTGTGTGGTTGGAAATGAAGGTAGGTAAATTGAAAGGATAAACCTACGTACAACTCACAGGGAACCTCAGGGTGGCACAAAGGTTGGGACTTGCCAGTCTTTTATGACCCAAGTGACCTCCCACTCCTAAGCATGTACCTTTGTTGTCCCCCAGTTTTTCCACGATGGAAATTGCTTAAGAGTTTGCATTCCTGGGGCTTCCCCCTTGAAAGCTCAGCTCACACACACCTGTCAACTGCCCTTTTTGTGCAGCctccccctgccccgccccaccccctccATGACCTGCGTCCCCCTTGTTCCAGGGTCCTGTGCGGGACCCTCCCCCAGGCCTCTTCCTGTTGTGGCCCTACCCTAGGACCTGGTCCAGCATTTCCTGGTCTCCTCTGTCCCACCCTCAACTCACACCCTTCTCCCCACACCCCAATTCGGTGTGTGGACACCTCCCATCAGCCCCTGGGTCTGTGCCCTGGGACAGTATTCGGGGTGTCCAGCCACAGTGGGACGCAGCCCCAGAGCCTCACCTTCCCTGGGCTGTCATCCCTGCACAGCCCGCAGGAGCCCCCATGCTGCAATGACTCATCCTCCCTGGAGAACTTGCACTGAATCAAACAGAGACGGTGGAATCCTGCCCATCCCAGGCCAGGCAGTCCCAAGCATGCATCTACAGGCTCCTCCAGGAGCCCCCTCCAGAAGTAAGAGTGGGCAGACTGGCCCGCCTGGCCATTCAGTTGATGGGATCGTGCCAGGCTGCCTGGCCTCTGTTACTGATGGAGTGACTGGACTGGCCCGCCAGACACAGTGTCTGTCAAGGTTTCTCCAAGACGGATCAGGGATGTCCAGGAAGGGTGATGGCACTTGTCCGAGGCTGGACGTGGAGATAACCGTGGTGGGGGCACGAGACCCTAACAGTGTTgcctccagctccacctcccCACCTGCCATGTTAGGCCCCTCCAGGTCTGCAGGCCAGGACAGCAGGTGACGGGAAAGGCAGGCGTGCACAGGCCTAGGTGCCCAACTCTTAGGTTCGTCCCTGTGGACCCCCTGCCAACCCCAGGCTCTTTCTCTGGTGTCTGCACCTCTGTGGAGGGCACAGAGGTGGCCAGGTCCTACTCCTGCTGGTCCACTCCATTTCCCAGTCACAGACTCAGGGAATTGGAGGCCAGAAGGGACCTTAGGGATCATCAtgctttacagatggggaaactgaggcccacagaggtcTGCTACCTAGGACCTGGCAGACCCAGCTCATCCTCCCTCCCATTTGTGAAGCTGGGAAGCGCCTTGCCCAAGACTCAGCTCATCTCCTCACTGGCAGTCCCAGACCCTGACCTGATACCCCAACGTCTCAGtgtctccatctgcaaaatgggtctCACAGTCCCTGCTCTTCTTGCTTCCCCAGGCTTTTGGGGCATGCAGTGGACAGGCAGGCAGAGGGGACCTTGCGGAGTGCACTGTATGACCAGCCTCTCtgactgtctgtctgtctctgtctccaccTTGCTCAGCTGGCCCGAGATAACTTCTTCCGCTGTGGTGTGCTGTATGAGGACTCCCTGTCCTCCCAGGTCCGGACTCAGATGGAGCTGGAAGAGGACGTGAAAATCTACCTCGACGAGAACTACGAGCGCATCAATGTGCCTGTGCCCCAGTTTGGTGGTGGCGATCCTGCAGACATCATCCATGACTTCCAGCGGGTGAGGCTGGCCAGGGCCTGGGGGGTGGGCAGGTGTCCCGGGGACCCAGGGCAAGgggagcaggaatgaaaggagacTCCTAGAGTACAGCAGGTGTCTATGGTTAGGCTTACCAGGCTCTTCAAGACGCTGCATTTCTCTTGTTGGCAACAGTGGTTCTCGCCGAGTGTGAACTAGCTGAGGCTGATTTGCTCCTTGGCCTCCTGCCAGCTGCACGCTGGCTGTCATGGCGGGGCCAGTGTATTGTATCGAGGGGTAGTACATACACCATCGAGTGCACTGCGTATACAGCTCAGTGGGTTTCTGCAGAGTGGGTCTCGTGCATATTCATGTCACCCCCATGGGGCCTGGGACAGGGCATCTCGCGCTGAGGTCCAGGCTGGCCCAGGAATGGCTGGCCCTCACAGGTTTCATAAATGCACAGCTGGGATGTTACCATGTTTCCCAAACCTCAGCTCTGTAAACATGAGAAACTTGGTAACAACAGAGGCGTTTAGCAAATAGCTGCTATTTTCCTCTATCATGTGGCATCTTCTACAACAGGCTAAGAGAAGAGCAGGAAAAGGGAGTGCGCACCCAGGTGTTCAGGAGTCTGGGGTGGCCTGCTGCTGAAGGCCCAGGGCCCCAGGAAGGCATAGTGGGATTCCTGCCCCTGCTGGCCAAAGCTTCTCTTGCAGCCCTGCCCAGGTTAGCTGTCACCTCCTGCAGAGACTGACCCGGCCCCTTCTTCTCCCAGGGTCTGACCGCATACCATGACATCTCCCTGGACAAGTGCTACGTCATCGAGCTCAACACCACCATCGTGCTGCCCCCTCGCAACTTCTGGGAGCTCCTCATGAACGTGAAGGTGCGCAGGGGGTTGGGGGGGTGTCTGCAGCGTCCTGTCCCTCCCTTGCCCCCTGTCTCATGGAGGCTAGGTCTGAGGTGCAGGAAGTTCCTGTGTCAGGGGTTGGGGAAGCAAGAGACGTTGCTGTCACCTGGGCCCTCTACCCAGATTGGTCTCGCCTCTGCTATCCCCCTGCTTCCACATCTCCAGAGTCAACGCCCTGAGACCGGCTTCCTTAGTGTTCAAGGTTGTACCCTGGGTACAGACTCGTGCACACGCCATGGCTCCTGGCAGCACAGGCGCAGGCACCAGGCACAAGGCGGGAAGTGCCTGGGGACATCAGAAGGGCCAGCCCAGGGGCCTCTGGAGGAGGAAGTGGGCTGGCATTTTGGGTGAGGAGTTGGAGGAAAGCCTGAGGGACTGACTCACTGCGGCGGCCACCTCGTTTTGCAGAGAGGGACCTACCTCCCGCAGACGTACATCATCCAGGAGGAGATGGTGGTCACAGAGCACGTCAGTGACAAGGAGGCCCTGGGGTCCTTCATCTACCACCTGTGCAACGGGAAAGACACCTACCGGCTCCGGCGCCGGGCAACGCGGAGGCGTGAGTGGCTAGCTTCACCCACTGTAGCCCCTGTCCCGCGCCCCAGACCGTAGTTATCTTCAGACAGTGCCTAGCCCAGCTGTCAGACAGCTGAGATAGCAGCAGCAATAACAGCTAGCGTTAGCAGAGAACTTCCATGCGCCGGGCAATGCTGTGTGCCCTTTAtgacctccttttttttttttttttgaggcggaatttcactcttgttgcccaggctggagtgcaatggcacgatctcggctcaccgcaacctctgcctcccaggttcaagcaattctcctgcctcagcctccctagtagctgggattataggcatgtgccaccaggcccagctaattgtgtatttttagcagagacggggtttctccatgttggtcaggctggtctcgaactcccgacctcaggtgatccacctgcctcggcctcccaaagtgctgggattacaggcgtgagccactgtgcccggccttctttaTGACCTCTTAAGAGTGTAAGTCATTCTCATCCGCATTATTATTTTTGctgcccattttaaagatgaggaaacaggtacagagaggttaaCACCCCggaggtcacacagcagggagGTGGCAGACGTGGGCAGGCTGACTCCATCTCTCGAGCTCTCCCCGTTTGTCACTGTGCTCTCTGGGTGAATCTGGGCCGGGTGTCACTTCCTGGCCCTCCTGTGGctcaggctgaggctggtggTCTTTCTGACTCAGCCAGGATGTAGGCCTCACTGGGGTTTTCTGTTTCCTCCCAGGGATCAACAAGCGAGGGGCCAAGAACTGCAACGCCATCCGCCACTTCGAGAACACCTTCGTGGTGGAGACGCTCATCTGTGGGGTGGTGTGAGGCCCCCCTCACCCAGAACCCCCTGCcgtcttcctcttttcttatttccGGCCACTCTCTgggcctcctccttccccctgctTAGCTTGTACTTTGGACGCGTTTCTATAGAGGTGACATGTCTCTCCATTCCTCTGCaaccctgcctgcctccctgtaCCAGAGCCGTGATCTCTCTGGGGGGCCCCCATCTCTGCTGACCTCCTGGGTGTGGCGGAGGGAGAGGGGATGCCATGAAATGTTTCTGTGTCCCACTGTCTTGAAGCTGGGCCTGCCAAAGCCTGGGCCCACAGCTGCACTGACAGCCCAAGGGGAAGGACCAGTTGGGGGAGCTGCGCATGTGAGGCCCTGGGCAAGGGGATAGGGCTAGGGGTTGTGGCATGGGCTTCAGAAATATCTGCACAATTAGAAAGGTCCCCAAAAGCTTTTTCCTTGGAGGGTACACTTTCTTCACTGTCCCTATTCCTAGACCTGGGGCTTGAGCTGAGGATGGGACCACGTGCCCAGGGATGGACCCACCAGAGCACAAGGGAAGGTGACTGCCTGGGGGTGTCCCGGGGACTCCTGTCAGTGCCTTCAGCCCACCAGCAGGAGCCTGGAGTTTGGGGAGTGGGGATGAGTCTGTCAAGCACAATTGTTCTCTGAGTGGAACCAAAGAAGCAAGGAGCTAGGACCCCCAGTCCTGCCCCCCAGGAGCACAAGCAGGGTCCCCGCAGCCAAGGCAGTGGGATGGGCTGCTGAGGAACGGGGCAGGCAAGGTCACTGCTCAGTCATGTCCACGGGCAACGAGCCGTGGGTTCTGCTGAGTAGGTGGAGCTCGTTGCTTTCTCCAAGCTTGGAACTGTTTTGAAAGATAACACGAGGGAAAGGGAGAGCCACCTGGTACTTGTCCACCCTGCCTCCTCTGTTCTGAAATTCCATCCCCCTCAGCTTAGGGGAATGCacctttttccctttccttctcactTTTGCATGTTTTTACTGATCATTCGATATGCTAACCGTTCTCAGCCCTGAGCCTTGGAGAGGAGGGCTGTAATACCTCCAGTCAGTCTCTGGGGATGAAACTCTTAAatgctttgtatattttctcaATTAGAtctcttttcagaagtgtctgtagAACAATAAAAATCTTTTACTTCTGACCTTGACTTGAGTGTGGCTGGAGGGGAGATGGGTGTAGGAGGGGTGCTCCGGGCAGAGTCGAGGGGTGCTCCGGGCAGAGTCGAGGAGCTGGACCTCGGGGGCAGCAAGCAGGGAGAACGCTGCAGACCTTGACATCTGGCCCCTAAAGAGCTGGACATCCTGGAGTCAGCCAAGGAGTGTGGGATATCTCCCTTCGTAGCACCCTGGATCCCCGCGACCGCTCTCTGAGCTGGGTAGAGTTCACACTTTCTGGGTGAGGAGGGGAACAGGGCTGGG
This region of Theropithecus gelada isolate Dixy chromosome 12, Tgel_1.0, whole genome shotgun sequence genomic DNA includes:
- the ITM2C gene encoding integral membrane protein 2C isoform X2, encoding MVKISFQPAVAGVKGDKADKASEEQPPQHRSKRGGSVGGVCYLSMGMVVLLMGLVFASVYIYRYFFLAQLARDNFFRCGVLYEDSLSSQVRTQMELEEDVKIYLDENYERINVPVPQFGGGDPADIIHDFQRGLTAYHDISLDKCYVIELNTTIVLPPRNFWELLMNVKRGTYLPQTYIIQEEMVVTEHVSDKEALGSFIYHLCNGKDTYRLRRRATRRRINKRGAKNCNAIRHFENTFVVETLICGVV
- the ITM2C gene encoding integral membrane protein 2C isoform X4, with protein sequence MVKISFQPAVAGVKGDKADKASASAPAPASATEILLTPARLARDNFFRCGVLYEDSLSSQVRTQMELEEDVKIYLDENYERINVPVPQFGGGDPADIIHDFQRGLTAYHDISLDKCYVIELNTTIVLPPRNFWELLMNVKRGTYLPQTYIIQEEMVVTEHVSDKEALGSFIYHLCNGKDTYRLRRRATRRRINKRGAKNCNAIRHFENTFVVETLICGVV
- the ITM2C gene encoding integral membrane protein 2C isoform X1 translates to MVKISFQPAVAGVKGDKADKASASAPAPASATEILLTPAREEQPPQHRSKRGGSVGGVCYLSMGMVVLLMGLVFASVYIYRYFFLAQLARDNFFRCGVLYEDSLSSQVRTQMELEEDVKIYLDENYERINVPVPQFGGGDPADIIHDFQRGLTAYHDISLDKCYVIELNTTIVLPPRNFWELLMNVKRGTYLPQTYIIQEEMVVTEHVSDKEALGSFIYHLCNGKDTYRLRRRATRRRINKRGAKNCNAIRHFENTFVVETLICGVV
- the ITM2C gene encoding integral membrane protein 2C isoform X3, with product MVKISFQPAVAGVKGDKADKASASAPAPASATEILLTPAREEQPPQHRSKRGGSVGGVCYLSMGMVVLLMGLVFASVYIYRYFFLAQLARDNFFRCGVLYEDSLSSQVRTQMELEEDVKIYLDENYERINVPVPQFGGGDPADIIHDFQRRGTYLPQTYIIQEEMVVTEHVSDKEALGSFIYHLCNGKDTYRLRRRATRRRINKRGAKNCNAIRHFENTFVVETLICGVV
- the ITM2C gene encoding integral membrane protein 2C isoform X5, producing MGMVVLLMGLVFASVYIYRYFFLAQLARDNFFRCGVLYEDSLSSQVRTQMELEEDVKIYLDENYERINVPVPQFGGGDPADIIHDFQRGLTAYHDISLDKCYVIELNTTIVLPPRNFWELLMNVKRGTYLPQTYIIQEEMVVTEHVSDKEALGSFIYHLCNGKDTYRLRRRATRRRINKRGAKNCNAIRHFENTFVVETLICGVV